The Caldisericum exile AZM16c01 region TAAAAGTCGTGCCCCAAGCACACCTAAAATTATTCCAATTGTCCCACCAACAACGGTTATAACAATCGATTCAAACAGAAACTGCAATAAAATATCTCGTGAATTTGCACCAACTGCCTTTCTTATCCCAATTTCACGGGTTCGCTCAGCAACTGTTGCAAGCATGATATTCATAATGCCAATGCCACCAACAATGAGGGCAATAAGCCCAATAAGTGTTAAGGCTGTTGTCAAAATTGAAGTTGCAGTGTTTGCAAGATTTGCAAATTGCGCCATATCTGAAATCGTAAAATTTTCAACGCCATGCCGATTTGTAAGAAGTGTTTTTACCAAAGCAATAAGCACATCCTTTGACATCCCCTGAGGTGGCTTCATATAAATTGCACCCAAAGAATTTGTATTAGTTATCGAAAAAAGTTTAGTAATTGGAATATAGATGTTCCTATCGACACTTCCAAACATTGTACTTCCTTGGGGGACTAAGACACCAATGATATAGAATTTTGTATTGAGAAGATTTATACTTTTTCCGACAGGTGATTCTGTTCCAAATAGATCAGTTGCAATTTTTGACCCAAGGATTGCATAGTTCATAAAACTATTTATATCAGTAGAAGTAAATCCTCTACCTGATGCAAGGTCATATCCAAGTGCAGAAAGAAAATCCTCATTAACTCCGCTTACTGTAACTGAAATTTCATTTGTGCCAACCTTAACAGTTGCCCTTGCTGTTGTAAGCGAGGGTGTTGCAATAACTCCTTGAATCTGGCTTTTAAGAAATTGTAGATCGTCATAGGTTATAGGTTTTGTTACTGCGCTTCCAATAGAGGAAAATGCTCTCCTTACATCGTTTACCTTGCCAGGAGTAATAATTATTGCATCAGAGCCAATTTTGTTTATGCTTGAAAGAATCTCCTGTTGTGCACCATAACCAAACGAAGTTATAAGAATAAGAGATGCAACACCAACAACAATGCCAAGTGTCGAAAGAATCGATCTTAATCTATTTAGCCTTAGCGAATCAAATGCCATTCTCACAATCCTTAAGATCTTCATATTCCTTCCTCCTCAACTTCGTAAACAACTCTATTAACTTCCTCGCCCTCGATAAGTCCATCCTTTATTTTTATAATCCTCTCTGTGAACCTTGTGATATTAAGGTCATGGGTAACTATTACCTCCGTCATGCCTTCCTTGTGAAGTTCTTTTAGTATCTTCAAAATTTCAAGGCCAGTTTTTGAATCAAGGTTTCCTGTTGGTTCATCTGCAAAAAGAATTTTAGGATTGTTTATTAATGCCCTTGCAATTGCAACCCTTTGCATCTCTCCACCAGAAAGTTGAGTGGGCCTATTCCTAACTCTATTTTTTAATCCGAATTTTTCAAGAAGTTCATATGCCCTTTTTGTTGCACTTTTAATATCTCCATTGGGGTTGTATTGCACTGGCAAAAGGACATTCTCAAGCACTGTAAGATGCGAAAGAAGGTTAAATGTTTGAAACACAAACCCTATTTTTTCGTTCCTAACACGAGATAACTCATAGTCGCTGAGTTTGGATACATTAACTCCTTCAAGAAGATACTCACCACTCGTTGGTGTATCAAGACAACCTAAAATATGCATCAATGTTGATTTTCCAGAGCCAGATGGCCCAATTACTGAGATAAGTTCTCCCTCTTGAACGTTTAAACTAACACCTCTTAGTGCTTCAATTTCAACTTCTCCCAATTTGTAAACCTTTACAAGGTTTCTTGCTTCAATTAAATATTGCATTTTTATCCTCCAAAAGGAGAATTCGAAGTCGTGCTACCTGTATTAGGAATAAGAAGAACTGTGTCTCCAGCACTTAATCCACTTACAATTTCAACATATGCATTTGAAGAAATTCCCGTTTTAACTTCAATTCTTTGAACCTTACCATTTATAACCTTGTCCACAAAGGCGCGCCCATCTGCAAGAGTTACAATCGAAGAAACTGGTACTGCAAGAACATGCTTTTTTGAACTTGTAACAATAAGGGCATTTGCTGACATTCCAGATTTTACAGTTGGATTTGATTCGTCCACTTGAATCTTTACAACATATGCAGAGCCGCCTTGTATATTAACCTTTTTAAGGCCAATAAATGAAACACGACCCTTTAAGGCTGTTCCCGGCAGTGCATCAAAGGTAACGGTCACATTTTGGCCTACCTTTAACTTTGGCATATCAATTTCGTCTGCGTAGGCTGTGATAAGAAATCCCCGGGGATTGCCAACAACCGCAACAGGCACGCCTACTTGGATTGGCGCATTAAGAGATACGTTTAATGTAAGGACAACTCCGTCAATTGGGCTTCTTATAATATAATCGTTAAGTGATTTTTTTGCTACATCAAAAGAGGCCTCTGCCTGATCGAGTTGAATTTTTACTTGTTCTAATTTAAGAGTAAAGTTATCAAGTTGCCTCTTTGCATTATCAAGTAAAATTCGAGCATTATTAAGCGTCACCTCCGCCTGAACTAATTGTTGCTTTGCTTGTTTCCTTTGTTGGTCGGTTGATTTATCACTCCCAAAGACGGAATCATAGTTTGCTTTTGCTACATCATAAGAAGCCTCTGCACTTTTGAGATTATTCTCTGCCTGCTTAACGCTATTCTCAAGATCTGCCTTTGATCTCAACGTTAATTCATACGATATTTTTGCGTTTTGATAACTTGCATTTGCATTTTGATACGATAAATTTGCCTGCGTTGAATCAATTTCAAGAATCTTGTCATTTGCCTTCACTAAAGAGCCTTCACTTACAAAGATATTTTTCACAATCCCTGATATCTTTGGATAGACATTTTCTTCATCAATATAGGAAACTGTGCCAGTCAAATTCACTTCGGAATTTAGGTCCATGTAAGATACAGTAAATGTTCTCGGGTTTGAACTAATTTTGGCTGAGTCTGATACACTTGCACACCCAACCGACAAAACAACCAATGCAAGCACAACTCCTAAAACTAAAAGTTTCTTTTTCATAAATACGCCTCCTAAATAATTTGTTGTATTACCTTTAAATTTTTAAATCTATTTATATTATACACAAGTTATAAAAAACGAGAATAAATAAATTAACCATAGCGAAGTTTTGCTTCAAATAAGATGCTCTTTATATCAAATGTTCCACTGTGAAAATGCAATTAATTGTCGTATACTAAACAAAATCACTTCCAGTTTATATCATTCTAATAAAGTATTTATTTTTCCTAAAGTAATCTCCCGCTTATACGAATTCATTTATTACATCCTTTAGATCTGGGACGCTCCTTTCGTAGAATATGTCCTCGCCTCTCAAAACTAAATCTTCATATGTAGGAAGTTCTTTCTTGTAGAAAATACCCGTGGGAATTTTCTCACCCCATTCAAGGGACTTTTGAAGCGCTAAACCAAATTCAGTTGGTTCGTAATTAGTTTCTTCCAATTTATACACCCGCTCCTTGTAAAATTGGTAAGTATTATTAAACGTGACACACGGCTGAAGGACTTCAACAAAAGCAAATCCTCTGTGTTTCATCATTTCAGAAAATATGTATTGAAGATGCTTTATATCGCCTGAAAATCCCCTTGCAACAAATGTCGCCTGTGATACAAGCATAAGTGTTATAGGATTTATTGGGTTTTCAGGATTTCCATAGGGGGTAGATCTACTTTTAAATCCCTTGGGAGAAGTTGGGGTAAACTGCCCCGTTGTAAGTCCATAAACTGCATTATTGTGAAGGATTAGTTTTACGTTAGAATTTCTCCTTGCAACGTGGATCGTGTGAGACATCCCTTCAGCGAATGCATCACCATCGCCAACAAAACCAATTGGTATTAAAGATGGGTTTGCAAGTTTAATACCGGTTAAAAGCGGTGGCACACGCCCGTGGATAGTATGAAAGGAATTGAGGTGATAATAGTTTGTTATATACCCGTAGCACCCAATACCTGAGACAAGTACAATATCTTCCTTTTTAATATGACCTTCATCAATCTCTTTCTCCAAAACACTTTTTAGCGCATTATATATGCCAAAGTTTCCGCACCCCGGACACCACTGGATTTTTCTATCAGTTGAAAGGTTCATCTTAGCACCTCCTCAAATGCACTTCTTAATTCCCACGGACTAAAAGGCCTTCCGTCATATTTTAGAATCCTTTTGTCGATTTTCTTATTGGTTTTCCTTTCAAAGAGGTCCGCAAACTGCCCAAATGAGTTTTGCTCAACGGAGATGACCTTCTTTACGCCTTCAAGTTCTTCCAATAATGCTTCTTTTGGAAAAGGCTCCAAAGAAATAACTTGGATAAATTTTATTGGAAGATTTTCAATTGCTTCAAGGATTGCACCCTTAGGTGAACCAAAGGAAACAACAGCAACATCATCTTCGTTAAACACATTTATAAAGCGCATTAATTTAAAGTCTTCTTCAATTGTTTTCATTTTCTTTAATCGTTTTTCTTTCATCTTAGTTAGCGTTTCAGGTAAACTTGAAGAGTAGCCTTCTTCTGTGTGCTCTGTTGAATTTACATGCACAACAACATCAGGTGTTTGAGGAAAAGCAAATGGGGAAATACCATCTGGTGTAATCTTATACCTGTGGTACGGCCCATCAAAATCCTTATCATAGGTTTTTACCAACATCGGGTAATTATTTGAAAAAGGAATGTCCGTTGTTCGTGCGCTTTCCGAAATATGTTTATCTGAAAGAATTATAACAGGCGTCTGGTACCACCATGCAAATTGAAATGCCTTTGCTGTCACTTCAAATGCCTCTTCAACATCTCCTGGCGCAAGCACGATGCGTGGAAATTCCCCATGCCCAATATTAAGCGCAAGGTTCAAATCGCTTTGCTCCGTATAAGTTGGTGCTCCTGTGGAAGGCCCAACCCTCTGTACATCGAGAATAACAATTGGTGTTTCAACTGCACCTGCAAGGCTTATCGTCTCTCCCATAAGGTCAAGCCCTGCACCAGATGTGCCAACCATTGAGGGAACTCCTGCATAGGCACTACCCAACGCAAGGTTTATTGCAGCAATTTCATCTTCAAGTTGGAGTGCTACAATTCCAAACCTATCTGCGTTTTTTGCAAGAAATTCAAGGAGGGTTGAAGATGGGGTTATAGGATATGCTGCATATACCTTCATTCCTGCCCGCACAGCACCAAGTCCAATTGCATCGTTTCCGTATAAAAGAGGT contains the following coding sequences:
- a CDS encoding ABC transporter permease encodes the protein MKILRIVRMAFDSLRLNRLRSILSTLGIVVGVASLILITSFGYGAQQEILSSINKIGSDAIIITPGKVNDVRRAFSSIGSAVTKPITYDDLQFLKSQIQGVIATPSLTTARATVKVGTNEISVTVSGVNEDFLSALGYDLASGRGFTSTDINSFMNYAILGSKIATDLFGTESPVGKSINLLNTKFYIIGVLVPQGSTMFGSVDRNIYIPITKLFSITNTNSLGAIYMKPPQGMSKDVLIALVKTLLTNRHGVENFTISDMAQFANLANTATSILTTALTLIGLIALIVGGIGIMNIMLATVAERTREIGIRKAVGANSRDILLQFLFESIVITVVGGTIGIILGVLGARLLNSLSRTAITPTSIIVGFSVSVAVGVFFGVYPAVKASKLNPVEALRYE
- a CDS encoding ABC transporter ATP-binding protein, producing MQYLIEARNLVKVYKLGEVEIEALRGVSLNVQEGELISVIGPSGSGKSTLMHILGCLDTPTSGEYLLEGVNVSKLSDYELSRVRNEKIGFVFQTFNLLSHLTVLENVLLPVQYNPNGDIKSATKRAYELLEKFGLKNRVRNRPTQLSGGEMQRVAIARALINNPKILFADEPTGNLDSKTGLEILKILKELHKEGMTEVIVTHDLNITRFTERIIKIKDGLIEGEEVNRVVYEVEEEGI
- a CDS encoding efflux RND transporter periplasmic adaptor subunit, which produces MKKKLLVLGVVLALVVLSVGCASVSDSAKISSNPRTFTVSYMDLNSEVNLTGTVSYIDEENVYPKISGIVKNIFVSEGSLVKANDKILEIDSTQANLSYQNANASYQNAKISYELTLRSKADLENSVKQAENNLKSAEASYDVAKANYDSVFGSDKSTDQQRKQAKQQLVQAEVTLNNARILLDNAKRQLDNFTLKLEQVKIQLDQAEASFDVAKKSLNDYIIRSPIDGVVLTLNVSLNAPIQVGVPVAVVGNPRGFLITAYADEIDMPKLKVGQNVTVTFDALPGTALKGRVSFIGLKKVNIQGGSAYVVKIQVDESNPTVKSGMSANALIVTSSKKHVLAVPVSSIVTLADGRAFVDKVINGKVQRIEVKTGISSNAYVEIVSGLSAGDTVLLIPNTGSTTSNSPFGG
- a CDS encoding thiamine pyrophosphate-dependent enzyme encodes the protein MNLSTDRKIQWCPGCGNFGIYNALKSVLEKEIDEGHIKKEDIVLVSGIGCYGYITNYYHLNSFHTIHGRVPPLLTGIKLANPSLIPIGFVGDGDAFAEGMSHTIHVARRNSNVKLILHNNAVYGLTTGQFTPTSPKGFKSRSTPYGNPENPINPITLMLVSQATFVARGFSGDIKHLQYIFSEMMKHRGFAFVEVLQPCVTFNNTYQFYKERVYKLEETNYEPTEFGLALQKSLEWGEKIPTGIFYKKELPTYEDLVLRGEDIFYERSVPDLKDVINEFV
- a CDS encoding 2-oxoacid:acceptor oxidoreductase subunit alpha: MDFSIFIGGQAGEGIKRGSMLIGKVFNRYGYHVFIMNDYGSIIRGGTDYSEIRVSTKEIHTSFNKFDYMFAFHMDVFEKYKDKAKENCFILTLNDFPYDDIIKNTEGEPFMKPSIVLGVLTYLLGIPQNFVESVIEDDLGRNAPKNIELFRIGLQMARDRNFKTIHLLKGEKTPKPLLYGNDAIGLGAVRAGMKVYAAYPITPSSTLLEFLAKNADRFGIVALQLEDEIAAINLALGSAYAGVPSMVGTSGAGLDLMGETISLAGAVETPIVILDVQRVGPSTGAPTYTEQSDLNLALNIGHGEFPRIVLAPGDVEEAFEVTAKAFQFAWWYQTPVIILSDKHISESARTTDIPFSNNYPMLVKTYDKDFDGPYHRYKITPDGISPFAFPQTPDVVVHVNSTEHTEEGYSSSLPETLTKMKEKRLKKMKTIEEDFKLMRFINVFNEDDVAVVSFGSPKGAILEAIENLPIKFIQVISLEPFPKEALLEELEGVKKVISVEQNSFGQFADLFERKTNKKIDKRILKYDGRPFSPWELRSAFEEVLR